The sequence below is a genomic window from Acidobacteriota bacterium.
CCAGATAAGTGATCGTCACCGTCAAGGATTGATTCTTCCCGGAAACACAAAAGCTGCCCAACGTGCAGGGGGGGCACGATACCGGTGTCAAACTGAATACCAACACCGTTCTGGGATACATTGACGGTGTTTGTATCCGGAACCACCGTGGTGTTGGATCCAAATGTGACCCCGTTGATGGACGTGGCAGCATTCGTCCCGGCAACGGTGGAGACGGCAAAATTCGAAAACGTGAGCCCCCCGTTCGTGATGGTACCGCCGGGAAGTCCGGCGATAGTAGTGGCGAATCCCGGGAGCCCGCACGCTAGCACCATCAGTACTAGAAACTTCATTTTCATTCGTCTAACCAGCTCCGATCCTAGCCCATCGAGGAAATAGAGATATCCCTATTTCTTACATTGTACTACAGGAAAGTCCTCATGATCAATGAGAAACCTTTGCCCTAAGTACTATCAGGGAAGATGGTTAAGGGGTTTTCACACACCTGCCAGGCGGAGCTCACGCTCCATGCGGCGGGTGGCGCGCTCACTAATTAACGTAGCGACTTTGCTGAGCAGGCCAGGAACATCTTCTGGCTTTATTAGTATAGAGTTACGGCTGCTAGCATCGACCGGGGGATAGTTTTGGTAAGTGGTAAGCAGCGCGGTCGCGGGCTTGTAATTCATGATCTTGGCATGCGCCAGAACCTGCAAGCCAGCCTTGGGGGATTCGAGCTGCATGTCACTCAAAACCAGCTCGTATTCCCCTTCATCAAGCTTGCCGACCGCCTCGGCTGCGCTGGCCGCAGAATCCACCCAGTAGCCACCGGCTTCCAGAACGGTCTTGAGCGTCAAACGCGAAGCCGGATCGTCATCGACAAGTAAGACACGAGCCAAGTCGTAATCGAAGCTACGGGGCAACGAATTCATGCTGAGACTCGGTCCAGAACTCTACTTAGGTCCGGGACCAGTTATAGTCTAACCCAGCGCCGGTAATTTGCCACCCACTGTTTTGACTAGTACTCGTGCCAGCGTAGTAACACGAATGCAATCAGCTTATTGCGGGAACACGCGAGCGAAGATGCGGTCCACGTGGAGCAAGTAACGGTCCACGGAAAAGGCCTTGTGAATCTGTACAACCGATAGATAGGAAAGAATTTCTTTATCGGACTCCACCGCCGCGCTAAAATCCCCGTCCGCTTCCCAGGCCTGCATGGCATGGGTCTGTACCACTTTGTACGCCTGCTCGCGGAGCATGCCCGCGGCAGCCAGGTCCAGCAGAAGCTGCCCGGAAAAGATCAGCCCGCGCGTGCTTTCGAGATTCGCTTGCATGCGGTCGGGATACACGCGCATGCCGTCGATCAACCAGATTGATTTGGCCAGCAGGTAGTCGACCAGGATCGCGGAATCCGCTAGGATCACGCGCTCAGCCGACGAG
It includes:
- a CDS encoding response regulator, which gives rise to MNSLPRSFDYDLARVLLVDDDPASRLTLKTVLEAGGYWVDSAASAAEAVGKLDEGEYELVLSDMQLESPKAGLQVLAHAKIMNYKPATALLTTYQNYPPVDASSRNSILIKPEDVPGLLSKVATLISERATRRMERELRLAGV